Genomic segment of Myxococcales bacterium:
TGGGGACGCGATCTCGAGATACGTTCATCGTCGGTTCTTAGGGTCAAGGTATTCCCACAACAGCCGAAATATCAATCTGTGTGAGATGTTTCTCGACTCGGGTGGAGTCCATTCACTGCGCACGAAGACGACATGGCAGACGACAGCATATCGACGCTGATCTGGTCTGGAAATCTGGACATTTCCCAGGCGAGTTCCGTCCATGACGAACTCATGAGCGCGCTCGATCTGCGCTTACCCATTCAGCTCGACGCGAACGGTGTAAATCGCATAGACACCTCGATTGCCCAGCTGCTCAGCGCCTTTTTCAAGGAGGCGCGGGAGCAGGACATCGAAGTCAGCTGGAAGTCGACATCCGATTCTTTGAAAAACATTGCGCGAGTTCTCGATCTGGAGTCGGAACTCGAGCTCGTCGAAGGCTCACCCGGAGCCGAGGAAAGCTGAATGAACAAAACGAAGATCGGGAGAGAATCTACTGCTGATCTGCGGGCATCCGAATGGACGCTAGGCACACCGAATTCGACTGCGAGGGGAAAATGGCAAATGTATTGATCGTTGATGACTCAATTTCGATGAGAAAATTGGTTCAAGGAACCCTTGTCGAAGCCGGGCATTGCGTTGTCGAGGCCGAGGACGGAGTTGACGGCTTGGCCAAGGCCAAGCAGTCGCCGATCGATCTCGTAATCACGGACATCAACATGCCCAACATGGATGGTCTCGAGTTGCTCGGCGAACTTCGCAAACTCAGTGATTTTAAATTCACTCCGATTCTTGTTTTGACGACGGAAATGGACCCAGAGAAGAAGAAGATTGCCAAGGAGCGGGGAGCCACGGGCTGGCTCGTGAAGCCATTCAATCCAGATCAGCTGATATCCACGATCAAGAAGGTCCTGGACTAAAAAGCATGTCGGATTCT
This window contains:
- a CDS encoding STAS domain-containing protein, giving the protein MADDSISTLIWSGNLDISQASSVHDELMSALDLRLPIQLDANGVNRIDTSIAQLLSAFFKEAREQDIEVSWKSTSDSLKNIARVLDLESELELVEGSPGAEES
- a CDS encoding response regulator, translated to MANVLIVDDSISMRKLVQGTLVEAGHCVVEAEDGVDGLAKAKQSPIDLVITDINMPNMDGLELLGELRKLSDFKFTPILVLTTEMDPEKKKIAKERGATGWLVKPFNPDQLISTIKKVLD